The sequence below is a genomic window from Nitrospinota bacterium.
GGGCGGTTCATGCTTTTTCCACTTCCACTTTGTCTTTATGGCCGGCTACATAGTGGCGGTTGACTTTTATTTTCACGTTGTCCGCCACCTCTATGGTGATCACATCGTCCTTTATTTTGACGATGGTGCCGTAGATGCCGCCGGTGGTCATCACGCTGTCCCCTTCCTTGAGGCCCGCGATCATTTCACGGGTTTCCCGCTGCTTTTTCTGCTGCGGGCGGAAGATGAGAAAGTAGAAAATGATAACGACGAGAATGAGCGGGGCGTATCCCATCATAACGTCAAATCCCGACGCGTTGGCGTTCGGCGGGGGGGACATGGCCCATGCGTTGTCGACAAACATTGCTAAAAACCTCCCAATACCTAAAAATTGAACGGCCATTAAAACCCAAAGCGCCGGAAAGTGCAAGGGGGAGATGCGCTTTTTGTAATATGCGCGGCAGCGGCCGCTCCCGCTATAATCGAC
It includes:
- the yajC gene encoding preprotein translocase subunit YajC; the protein is MFVDNAWAMSPPPNANASGFDVMMGYAPLILVVIIFYFLIFRPQQKKQRETREMIAGLKEGDSVMTTGGIYGTIVKIKDDVITIEVADNVKIKVNRHYVAGHKDKVEVEKA